From the genome of Spirosomataceae bacterium TFI 002, one region includes:
- a CDS encoding Arylsulfatase A, with protein sequence MKQIKIFPFLLLLLIILNACTQSKRKPNVVYILTDQWRASALAYSGDPNVKTPHLDAFSKEAVNFTNAVSVTPVCTPHRAALLTGRYPTSTGMFLNDLYLPDEELCMAEIFKAEGYSTAYWGKWHLDGHGRENNVAPERRQGFDYWKALECSHDYNNMSYYENDDSVKKKWPTYSPFAITEDANKYLSEHANDKEPFLMFISIATPHFPHSSAPQEYADMYPKDSIQLSPNVPKEFEERAQEELQGYYGHATATDEAIGRVLKKIKELGLDENTIIVFTADHGEMMGSHGIRPFTKQLSWDESIKIPFLIKYPSIGENGGQVINAPINTPDILPSILGLAELSIPKSIEGENLAALIQSPDENADRVALVMNIHPFTREYKYPEYRAVRTKQYTYTATLDGPSMLFDNTKDPYQMNNLIGQASFAQLQSEMDIKLKTALKNIGDEFHPRDYYMKRWNLKVDEKKKAIDYWSFDKGEGVTQSPVLK encoded by the coding sequence ATGAAACAAATCAAAATATTTCCTTTCTTATTATTGTTGTTAATAATATTGAATGCGTGTACACAAAGTAAAAGAAAACCAAACGTTGTATATATTTTAACAGATCAATGGCGAGCCTCTGCTCTAGCCTATTCAGGTGATCCAAACGTAAAAACGCCTCACCTTGATGCATTTTCCAAAGAAGCTGTCAATTTCACAAATGCAGTTTCGGTCACTCCAGTTTGCACACCCCATAGGGCAGCTCTACTCACAGGAAGATATCCAACAAGTACAGGAATGTTCTTGAACGATCTTTATTTGCCGGACGAAGAGCTATGCATGGCAGAAATTTTTAAGGCTGAAGGCTACAGCACGGCATATTGGGGCAAATGGCATTTGGATGGTCATGGAAGAGAAAACAACGTTGCCCCAGAAAGAAGACAGGGATTTGATTATTGGAAAGCACTGGAGTGTTCGCATGATTATAATAATATGTCGTATTACGAAAATGATGATTCAGTCAAGAAAAAGTGGCCTACTTATTCACCTTTTGCGATAACAGAGGATGCGAATAAATATTTGAGTGAACATGCCAATGATAAAGAACCTTTTTTGATGTTTATTTCTATTGCAACACCGCACTTTCCACATTCCAGTGCTCCTCAGGAGTATGCAGACATGTATCCCAAAGATAGTATTCAATTATCTCCGAATGTACCAAAGGAATTTGAAGAAAGGGCACAAGAAGAGTTGCAAGGCTACTATGGACACGCAACAGCTACTGATGAAGCAATTGGTAGGGTATTGAAAAAAATCAAAGAACTTGGTTTGGACGAAAACACAATTATCGTTTTCACTGCCGATCATGGCGAAATGATGGGTTCGCATGGAATTCGCCCTTTTACAAAACAACTCTCTTGGGATGAGTCCATTAAAATACCGTTTTTGATAAAATACCCATCTATTGGAGAGAATGGAGGTCAAGTTATAAATGCACCTATCAACACACCTGATATTTTACCATCAATTTTGGGACTTGCTGAGTTATCAATTCCTAAAAGCATTGAAGGTGAAAATTTAGCGGCTTTGATTCAGTCTCCAGACGAAAACGCTGATCGTGTGGCTTTGGTGATGAACATTCATCCTTTTACACGAGAATATAAATATCCAGAATATAGGGCAGTTAGAACGAAACAATATACCTACACCGCTACGTTAGATGGGCCAAGTATGCTTTTTGATAATACTAAAGATCCTTATCAAATGAATAATTTAATTGGACAAGCATCTTTTGCCCAGCTCCAAAGTGAGATGGATATAAAACTTAAAACAGCTCTTAAAAACATTGGCGATGAATTTCATCCTCGTGATTATTACATGAAGAGATGGAATTTAAAAGTTGATGAAAAGAAGAAAGCAATAGATTATTGGAGTTTTGACAAAGGTGAAGGAGTTACGCAATCACCTGTATTGAAATAG